A single genomic interval of Barnesiella intestinihominis YIT 11860 harbors:
- a CDS encoding DNA topoisomerase IV subunit B, with the protein MEENTNINSEFEYGSDAIKTLDWKEHIRRRPGMYIGKLGDGSHADDGIYVLLKEVLDNALDEHMMGFGKQIVVEISSEVVSVRDYGRGIPLDKVKDVSSKMNTGGKYDSKAFKKSVGLNGVGIKAVNALSSSFFIQSYRDGMSNSVSYACGEVVSESGLTPTDEPNGTLVQFSPDGTIFKNYAYREELIEPLLKNYVFLNTGLTILLNGRKFHSRNGLVDLLNEYMTTEPLYPIIHLSGADIEVVITHSNQYGEEYYSFVNGQHTTQGGTHLTAFREAATRTIKEFYAKNFEYTDIRNGMVAAISIKVEEPVFESQTKTKLGSKDVGPDGPTIAKFIGDFLKKELDNYLHKNGEVADVMLKKILASEKERKAIAGVTKLARERAKKANLNNRKLRDCRIHYNDTKGDRQDESCIFITEGDSASGSITKIRNVETQAVFSLRGKPLNTYGLTQKVVYENEEFNLLQAALNIEDGIEGLRYNKVIIATDADVDGMHIRLLMITFLLQFFPDLIKKGHVYILQTPLFRVRNKKETHYCYTDEERLAAIKKCGANPEVTRFKGLGEISPDEFRQFIGPDMRLDRVSLRKEDLVKDLLEFYMGKNTMERQNFIIQNLVIEDDTNLV; encoded by the coding sequence ATGGAAGAGAATACGAATATAAATTCTGAGTTCGAGTACGGCTCCGATGCTATTAAGACGCTCGATTGGAAGGAGCATATCCGTCGCCGCCCTGGTATGTATATCGGGAAGTTGGGGGACGGTTCTCATGCCGATGACGGCATTTATGTATTGTTGAAGGAGGTTCTCGACAATGCTCTCGACGAGCACATGATGGGCTTTGGCAAACAGATTGTCGTGGAGATTTCGAGTGAGGTCGTTTCGGTGAGGGATTATGGTCGGGGTATACCTCTCGACAAAGTGAAAGATGTCTCTTCCAAGATGAATACGGGCGGAAAGTACGATTCGAAGGCATTTAAAAAGTCTGTCGGTCTGAACGGTGTCGGTATCAAGGCGGTCAATGCTTTGTCGTCGAGTTTTTTCATACAGTCTTATCGCGACGGAATGAGTAACTCGGTGAGTTATGCTTGCGGAGAAGTGGTCTCGGAGAGCGGTTTGACGCCTACCGACGAGCCGAACGGTACATTGGTTCAGTTTTCTCCCGATGGAACGATTTTTAAAAATTATGCTTACCGGGAGGAATTGATAGAGCCGTTGCTTAAAAACTATGTGTTCTTAAATACGGGACTGACCATTTTGTTGAACGGACGTAAATTCCATTCCCGTAATGGATTGGTCGATTTGTTGAACGAATATATGACGACCGAACCTTTATATCCTATCATTCATTTGTCGGGAGCGGATATAGAGGTGGTTATCACGCATAGCAACCAATATGGCGAGGAATATTATTCGTTTGTGAACGGGCAACATACGACGCAGGGAGGAACGCACTTGACTGCTTTCAGAGAGGCAGCTACCCGTACGATTAAGGAGTTTTATGCCAAGAATTTCGAATATACCGATATTCGTAACGGTATGGTAGCGGCAATCAGTATCAAGGTGGAAGAACCTGTATTCGAGTCGCAAACCAAGACCAAGCTCGGTTCGAAAGACGTGGGACCTGATGGACCGACTATCGCAAAGTTCATCGGCGATTTCTTGAAAAAGGAATTGGATAATTATCTGCATAAAAACGGCGAAGTGGCCGATGTGATGCTGAAAAAGATATTGGCTTCGGAAAAGGAACGCAAAGCAATAGCGGGGGTTACGAAGTTGGCACGGGAGCGTGCGAAGAAAGCGAATTTGAATAACCGCAAGTTGCGTGATTGCCGCATACACTACAACGATACCAAAGGCGACCGGCAGGACGAGAGCTGTATTTTCATTACCGAGGGGGACTCGGCGAGCGGTTCGATTACCAAGATCCGTAATGTGGAGACGCAAGCGGTCTTCTCTTTGCGGGGTAAGCCGTTGAATACTTACGGACTGACCCAAAAGGTCGTTTATGAGAACGAGGAGTTCAACTTGCTGCAAGCTGCCCTTAATATAGAGGACGGTATCGAGGGGCTCCGGTATAATAAGGTGATTATCGCAACCGATGCCGATGTGGACGGTATGCATATCCGCTTGCTGATGATTACTTTTCTTTTGCAATTTTTCCCCGACCTTATCAAGAAAGGGCATGTTTATATTTTACAGACTCCGCTGTTTCGCGTGAGGAATAAAAAAGAAACACATTATTGCTATACAGACGAGGAACGGCTCGCCGCTATCAAGAAGTGCGGAGCGAATCCCGAAGTGACACGATTCAAAGGATTGGGTGAGATTTCGCCCGACGAGTTCCGTCAGTTTATCGGACCGGATATGCGTCTCGACCGGGTATCGCTGCGTAAGGAGGATTTGGTGAAAGATTTGCTCGAATTTTATATGGGCAAGAACACCATGGAAAGGCAAAACTTTATTATACAAAATCTGGTTATAGAAGATGACACCAATCTCGTCTAA
- a CDS encoding S41 family peptidase encodes MKRLFFIIFLPVIAVGAMWSQGQSEGMRKLSLADFAITNLYVDEVDENKLVEDAIRGMLDKLDPHSTYTTVEETREMNEPLQGNFSGVGIQFNMNKDTLYVIQTIVGGPSEKVGILAGDRIIAVNDTTIAGVKMKNTDIMKRLRGESGTVVRVTVLRKGVKEPIEFRIVRDKIPIYSIDASYMADKETGYIRVSRFAVTTDKEFSDAIKELKKKGMKNLIVDLQGNGGGFLTSAIAMADEFLADGQSIVYTEGRRSPRDDAFASKRGQFQKGKLVLLVDESSASASEILSGAIQDWDRGIIVGRRTFGKGLVQRPIPFPDGSMIRLTVARYYTPSGRSIQKPYDKGHEAYERELLDRFNHGELIYTDSIHFPDSLQFQTLKSKRTVYGGGGIMPDIFIPLDTTIYTDFHRDLLAKGVLNQYPVNYLDSHRKELTNKYKKVDQFVEEFAVTDDMLAELLKMGETEKVKYNEEQYRKSKGLIALQIKALIARDMFDTAAYFRVMNPRNPSFVKAMEIINDDLEYNRLLQPKS; translated from the coding sequence ATGAAAAGACTATTTTTTATCATATTCCTACCCGTGATAGCGGTGGGAGCCATGTGGTCGCAAGGCCAAAGCGAAGGAATGCGAAAACTCAGTTTAGCCGATTTCGCCATAACGAATTTGTATGTCGATGAGGTAGACGAGAATAAGTTGGTGGAGGATGCCATTCGGGGTATGCTCGATAAACTCGATCCGCATTCGACCTACACGACAGTCGAGGAGACCCGGGAGATGAACGAGCCTTTACAGGGTAATTTCAGCGGAGTGGGTATCCAGTTCAATATGAATAAAGATACGTTGTATGTGATACAGACTATCGTTGGCGGACCTTCGGAAAAGGTGGGAATATTGGCGGGTGACCGTATCATCGCTGTAAACGATACAACCATAGCCGGAGTGAAGATGAAAAATACCGACATCATGAAACGGCTACGCGGGGAATCGGGTACGGTGGTGCGAGTGACCGTATTGCGCAAAGGGGTGAAGGAGCCTATCGAATTCAGAATCGTACGCGATAAAATACCTATTTACAGTATCGATGCATCTTATATGGCCGATAAAGAAACGGGTTATATACGGGTGAGCCGTTTTGCCGTGACGACAGACAAGGAATTTTCTGATGCCATTAAGGAGTTGAAAAAGAAAGGTATGAAGAATCTTATTGTCGACTTGCAAGGCAACGGCGGTGGATTCTTGACCAGTGCTATCGCTATGGCCGACGAGTTTTTGGCCGACGGGCAGTCGATCGTTTATACCGAGGGTCGTCGTTCTCCACGGGACGATGCTTTCGCTTCGAAACGGGGGCAGTTCCAAAAGGGGAAATTAGTTTTGCTGGTCGATGAGAGCTCGGCTTCGGCAAGTGAAATCCTTTCGGGAGCGATTCAAGATTGGGACCGGGGTATAATCGTAGGGCGTCGTACCTTCGGAAAAGGTTTGGTTCAACGTCCCATACCATTCCCCGACGGATCGATGATAAGGTTGACTGTCGCCCGATATTATACGCCTTCTGGCAGGAGTATACAGAAGCCTTATGACAAAGGCCACGAGGCATACGAGCGGGAATTGCTAGACCGGTTCAATCATGGAGAGCTTATTTATACCGATAGCATTCATTTCCCGGATTCATTGCAATTCCAAACTTTGAAGAGTAAACGTACGGTATATGGTGGCGGGGGTATTATGCCCGATATTTTTATACCGTTAGACACGACGATTTATACCGATTTCCATCGGGATTTGTTGGCGAAAGGGGTATTGAATCAATATCCGGTCAATTATCTCGACAGCCATCGGAAAGAGTTGACGAATAAGTATAAAAAGGTGGACCAGTTTGTCGAAGAATTTGCGGTTACGGACGATATGCTCGCTGAATTGTTGAAGATGGGAGAAACCGAAAAGGTGAAATATAACGAGGAGCAGTATCGGAAATCCAAAGGGTTGATAGCTTTGCAGATAAAGGCTCTTATTGCCCGGGATATGTTCGACACGGCTGCCTATTTCAGAGTAATGAATCCTCGAAATCCTTCGTTCGTCAAGGCTATGGAAATTATAAATGACGATTTGGAGTATAATCGTTTGTTACAACCTAAGTCATAA
- a CDS encoding acyltransferase family protein — protein MDLIKGIAIIGVVWSHTVHPQWYNVTYINALFFFLSGFFFKEEPFPAFLKKKVKTLIIPFTFFYLLSYPFRIIFNLWDYRTLNNFDWGCIFDVFDITNKSDYLFVNVPLWFIFCLFAMQLIYWCMNKITPEKYRTIIYLILTAVIMIWNEEIKSYPTIFMFNNAVQWLPYFIIGNLFGLKLSRLILDYPSKYIIVLTTLVTFIGLQAIDCNLPAYFFLKAIVLFLCFMSALSYFNDNKNHICAIVRTLGTSTLFILCIHILIQTPFQRAIMKIFGHREVFTGYIDVALTLLVIYLLIPFVNKYLPWAIGKKR, from the coding sequence ATCGATCTTATTAAAGGAATCGCCATCATCGGTGTCGTATGGAGTCACACTGTACACCCGCAATGGTACAATGTAACCTACATAAATGCACTTTTTTTCTTTCTCTCCGGATTCTTTTTCAAAGAAGAACCATTTCCCGCTTTCCTAAAAAAGAAAGTCAAAACGCTCATTATCCCATTCACTTTCTTCTACCTCCTATCCTACCCGTTCCGAATCATTTTTAACCTTTGGGATTACCGTACGCTCAACAACTTCGACTGGGGGTGTATCTTCGATGTATTCGACATAACAAACAAAAGCGATTATCTATTTGTCAATGTTCCGCTTTGGTTCATATTTTGCTTGTTCGCCATGCAACTGATATACTGGTGCATGAACAAGATCACTCCGGAAAAATACCGGACAATCATATATCTCATATTGACCGCAGTAATCATGATCTGGAACGAGGAAATCAAATCTTACCCGACCATTTTCATGTTCAATAACGCAGTGCAATGGTTGCCCTATTTCATAATCGGCAACTTGTTCGGCCTGAAATTATCTCGCTTGATTCTCGACTACCCATCAAAATACATCATTGTACTGACAACCCTCGTCACTTTCATCGGCTTACAAGCCATCGACTGTAATCTGCCTGCCTATTTTTTCCTAAAAGCCATCGTCTTGTTTCTTTGTTTCATGTCCGCCCTTTCCTATTTCAACGACAACAAGAACCATATATGTGCGATTGTTCGTACCTTAGGAACATCTACCCTCTTTATCCTCTGCATACATATTCTCATACAAACTCCTTTCCAACGAGCCATCATGAAAATATTCGGGCATCGGGAAGTATTCACCGGATACATCGACGTCGCACTCACCCTGCTCGTCATATATCTCCTCATTCCCTTCGTGAATAAATATCTTCCTTGGGCGATCGGGAAAAAAAGATAA
- the coaD gene encoding pantetheine-phosphate adenylyltransferase: MTPISSKRIAVFPGTFDPFTLGHMSIVSRGLELLDEVVIAIGINDSKRTYFTVEQRLEMLRDLFRDNPRIRVVSYDSLTIDLAKQWNARFILRGIRSVNDFEYEKTIADVNRKLSGVETIILFTEPELTHISSTIVRELLRFGHSVDEFVPKGLKLV; encoded by the coding sequence ATGACACCAATCTCGTCTAAAAGGATAGCTGTGTTCCCGGGAACATTCGACCCTTTTACTCTCGGTCATATGTCGATTGTGAGCAGGGGGCTCGAATTGCTCGATGAAGTGGTCATAGCCATAGGTATCAATGATTCGAAACGCACTTATTTCACCGTGGAACAGCGGTTGGAAATGTTGAGGGATTTGTTTCGGGATAATCCTCGGATTCGAGTCGTTTCGTACGACAGCCTCACCATCGACCTTGCGAAGCAATGGAATGCCCGGTTTATTCTGCGGGGTATCCGGTCGGTGAATGATTTCGAGTATGAGAAGACTATCGCCGACGTGAACCGGAAATTATCGGGGGTAGAGACGATAATTTTGTTTACCGAGCCGGAATTGACTCATATCAGTTCTACCATTGTGCGGGAGCTTTTAAGGTTCGGTCACAGTGTCGATGAATTTGTTCCCAAAGGGTTGAAATTAGTATAA
- a CDS encoding NfeD family protein, translated as MDIIISSWLLWLIIAAILVIIELLTSMIATFCLATGCLIAMVCALLDWGVEAQLIGAIIGTVIAFILVQTKRGKGNISVQSFISL; from the coding sequence ATGGACATAATCATATCAAGTTGGCTCTTGTGGCTCATTATTGCGGCCATACTTGTTATCATAGAACTGCTCACTTCCATGATAGCGACATTCTGTTTGGCAACAGGTTGCCTAATAGCCATGGTATGCGCCCTGCTGGACTGGGGCGTCGAAGCGCAGCTGATCGGAGCCATAATCGGCACTGTAATCGCATTTATACTCGTCCAAACAAAGCGAGGGAAGGGTAATATCTCGGTTCAATCCTTCATATCGTTATAA
- the rnr gene encoding ribonuclease R, with translation MMKQGKRKGSKRIKKEDMLASVVEFFNQDRKRAFNYKQVAHGVGATTTPQKQMVFQLLEGMAEQNFLIEVSPGKYKANSRGTEVIGRFERRVNGKNHVITDDDESIFIAERNAMHAMDGDRVRVLVYAKRRGHDAEGEVVEIVEKTPQIFVGTLEVQKHFAFLLTDNKVLANDIFIPKTALKGGKTGDKAVVRITEWPDRARNPYGEVVDILGPAGENNTEIHAILAEFGLPYRYPEAVEKAANKIPDAITDEEIAAREDFRQVTTFTIDPKDAKDFDDALSIRRLSNGNWEVGVHIADVSYYVKPGSIIDKEAESRGTSVYLVDRVVPMLPERLCNEICSLRPDEDKLTFSCIFELNGNAEVQKSHIARTVIRSNRRFAYEEAQEVIETGEGDYKEEILALNDLAQKLRKRRFDNGSINFDRHEVKFDIDESGKPIGVYFKVSKEANKLIEEFMLLANRTVAEFIGKPKDGKKPKAFVYRVHDLPDPDKMASFAAFITRFGYKIKTEGSKADLSKGINSLLANVQGKPEENLVETIAIRAMAKAVYTTVNIGHYGLSFDYYTHFTSPIRRYPDLMVHRLLERYMAGGRSVNVQSLEDECKHASDMEQLAANAERASIKYKQVEFMGERLGEEYDGVISGITEWGLYVEINENKCEGLVPIRDLEDDYYEFDEKNYCLMGRRKHRIYRLGDPIRIKVARANLERKQLDFALVE, from the coding sequence ATCATGAAACAAGGAAAAAGGAAAGGTTCAAAGAGAATCAAGAAAGAAGATATGTTGGCCTCGGTGGTCGAATTCTTCAACCAAGACAGGAAGCGGGCGTTTAATTACAAACAGGTCGCACATGGGGTTGGAGCTACTACTACACCTCAAAAACAGATGGTATTCCAGTTGCTCGAAGGCATGGCGGAGCAGAATTTTCTGATAGAAGTTTCTCCGGGCAAATATAAGGCGAATAGTCGGGGAACGGAGGTTATAGGTCGGTTCGAACGGCGTGTCAATGGGAAAAATCATGTGATTACCGATGACGATGAGTCGATATTCATCGCCGAGCGTAATGCCATGCATGCGATGGACGGTGACCGGGTGAGGGTATTGGTCTATGCCAAGCGCAGAGGGCACGATGCCGAAGGCGAGGTGGTCGAGATTGTCGAAAAGACTCCCCAGATATTTGTCGGAACGTTGGAGGTACAGAAACATTTTGCATTCCTGCTGACCGATAATAAGGTGTTGGCAAATGATATATTTATTCCGAAAACGGCACTTAAAGGCGGAAAAACCGGAGATAAAGCCGTCGTGCGTATCACCGAATGGCCCGATCGGGCCCGCAATCCGTATGGGGAGGTCGTGGATATATTGGGACCTGCCGGAGAAAACAATACCGAAATACATGCCATATTGGCGGAATTCGGATTGCCGTATCGTTACCCCGAAGCAGTGGAAAAAGCGGCTAATAAGATTCCTGACGCGATAACCGACGAAGAGATTGCAGCACGGGAAGATTTCAGACAGGTAACGACATTTACCATAGACCCGAAGGATGCCAAAGATTTCGACGATGCCCTTTCTATCCGCCGATTATCGAACGGAAATTGGGAGGTTGGCGTGCATATAGCCGATGTGAGTTATTATGTAAAACCCGGCAGTATCATCGACAAGGAGGCCGAAAGCCGGGGAACCTCGGTCTATCTGGTGGATCGTGTCGTGCCGATGTTGCCCGAACGATTGTGCAACGAAATCTGTTCGTTACGTCCCGACGAGGATAAACTTACGTTCTCTTGTATTTTCGAGCTGAACGGTAATGCCGAGGTCCAGAAGTCGCATATCGCTCGTACGGTGATTCGGTCTAATCGCCGGTTTGCTTATGAGGAGGCGCAAGAGGTGATAGAGACCGGAGAAGGGGATTATAAAGAGGAAATATTGGCTTTGAACGATTTGGCGCAGAAGCTGCGGAAGCGTCGTTTTGACAATGGTTCTATCAATTTCGACCGTCATGAGGTTAAGTTCGACATAGATGAAAGTGGCAAGCCGATAGGGGTTTATTTCAAGGTATCTAAGGAGGCGAACAAGCTGATCGAAGAGTTTATGCTTCTGGCGAATCGCACGGTAGCAGAATTTATAGGTAAACCCAAAGACGGGAAAAAGCCCAAAGCGTTTGTCTATCGGGTACACGACTTGCCCGATCCCGACAAGATGGCTTCGTTCGCCGCTTTTATCACCCGATTCGGTTATAAAATCAAGACCGAGGGTAGCAAAGCAGACCTTTCGAAGGGTATTAATAGTTTGTTGGCCAACGTACAAGGAAAGCCGGAAGAAAATTTGGTGGAGACGATAGCTATACGAGCCATGGCGAAGGCGGTCTATACGACTGTAAATATCGGTCACTACGGGTTGTCTTTCGACTATTATACCCACTTTACTTCTCCCATACGTCGTTATCCCGACTTGATGGTGCATCGATTATTGGAGCGTTATATGGCGGGTGGACGTAGCGTGAATGTTCAGTCGCTCGAAGACGAATGTAAACATGCTTCGGATATGGAGCAGCTTGCTGCCAATGCAGAGCGGGCTTCTATCAAGTATAAACAGGTAGAGTTTATGGGCGAACGTTTGGGCGAGGAGTACGACGGCGTTATTTCGGGTATTACCGAATGGGGTTTGTATGTAGAAATCAACGAGAATAAATGCGAGGGACTTGTGCCGATACGTGACCTCGAAGACGACTATTACGAGTTCGACGAGAAGAATTATTGTCTGATGGGGCGTCGCAAGCACCGGATATACCGCTTGGGCGATCCTATCCGTATCAAGGTAGCTCGGGCGAACTTGGAGCGGAAACAGCTCGATTTCGCTTTGGTAGAGTAG
- a CDS encoding acyltransferase family protein, with the protein MNTNCDKSRSVKLPTQKRIDSIDLFKGIAILGIVWKHTFHPQWCDLIHISALFFILSGIFFKDEPFIPFLKKKIRTILIPFLFFYILSYLARIAFYFRHFRTLHGFAWDSLLEIFSISNTPDYLTVNIPLWFLVCLFVMQIIFWCLNRVIPRNKYRSCWFLVILAALYAGYGTIESWHSPFMFNVAIECLPYFIAGNLFGLQIARFLSKSSLKYLLAPTCFALFIGFQYLPIDISILAFIKALTIFVAILSLLSCFENSCSMIWTTVRYFGKSSLFIMGIHVLLLAPIQSMARAITGKPDLLTGLICLALTMLLIYFLIPFTEKYIPWAIGRQRQKQDTKSSQSTE; encoded by the coding sequence TTGAATACAAACTGTGACAAATCGAGAAGCGTAAAATTGCCTACACAAAAACGAATCGACAGTATTGATCTGTTCAAAGGAATCGCCATTCTGGGAATCGTGTGGAAACACACCTTTCACCCGCAATGGTGCGATCTCATTCACATAAGCGCGCTTTTCTTCATCTTATCGGGAATCTTTTTCAAAGACGAGCCATTCATTCCCTTTCTAAAAAAGAAAATCCGAACCATACTTATTCCGTTCCTTTTCTTTTACATACTTTCCTATCTCGCCCGAATAGCCTTCTATTTCAGACACTTTCGCACCCTACACGGATTCGCATGGGATAGCCTGTTGGAAATCTTTTCTATTTCCAATACACCCGACTACCTCACAGTGAACATACCTCTGTGGTTTCTCGTCTGCCTGTTCGTCATGCAAATTATCTTTTGGTGTCTGAACAGAGTAATACCCCGTAATAAATACCGCAGCTGCTGGTTCTTGGTAATCTTAGCTGCCCTATACGCTGGTTACGGTACAATCGAGTCTTGGCACTCGCCGTTTATGTTCAATGTCGCCATCGAGTGCCTTCCCTATTTTATTGCTGGAAACCTTTTCGGACTACAAATAGCCCGATTTCTTTCCAAGTCCTCTCTGAAATATCTCCTCGCCCCGACATGTTTTGCCCTGTTCATCGGGTTCCAATACTTGCCGATCGATATCTCTATCCTTGCCTTTATCAAAGCATTGACCATATTCGTAGCAATACTTTCCCTACTGTCTTGCTTCGAAAACAGCTGCTCGATGATATGGACGACAGTCCGATATTTCGGGAAATCATCACTCTTTATCATGGGTATTCATGTACTCCTATTAGCCCCTATACAATCGATGGCTCGCGCCATCACCGGAAAACCGGACTTACTCACCGGATTAATCTGCCTTGCGCTTACTATGCTCCTCATATACTTTCTTATACCTTTCACCGAGAAATATATCCCGTGGGCTATCGGGAGACAACGACAAAAACAGGACACGAAATCATCTCAATCAACAGAATAG
- a CDS encoding STAS-like domain-containing protein: protein MKQVVLNNILTAKSYPEAGTEFGMILQNAIEDKDTVQIDMLGVEAIPTMFMTTSLGYIMSKYGVDSLKKTMIFKNITKVQIERIGKYINDYAEVYNIK from the coding sequence ATGAAACAGGTAGTTTTAAATAATATTTTAACGGCAAAATCTTATCCTGAGGCAGGTACGGAATTTGGCATGATCCTTCAAAATGCTATTGAGGATAAAGATACAGTACAAATAGATATGTTAGGAGTTGAAGCCATACCTACCATGTTTATGACAACATCCTTGGGGTATATTATGAGTAAATATGGTGTGGATAGCTTAAAAAAAACGATGATCTTCAAAAATATAACTAAAGTTCAGATAGAAAGAATAGGTAAATATATAAATGATTATGCGGAGGTTTATAATATAAAATAA